Within uncultured Roseibium sp., the genomic segment GCGATTGTTGCTCTTCGGCGAGAAGCAGTTCGTCCGCGCCTTTCTTCACACTACGAGCGACCAGCTCGAAGGCCGAACCGGCGGCACGCACCAGCGCGTCCTCGTCGGACAGACCGTCAAGGTAGCGCGAGAGGAACAGCCCGGCGATCAGGTCGCCGGTGCCATGCGGCGCGTCGGGAACCATGGCATGCTCGGCCACCACGGCACCGCGCGGGCCGGCCAGGAGATTCGCGATCGCGTTGCGCCGAAGCGCGGGTGCGGATGTCACCAGCACCCGTTCCGCTCCCAGCGTCCGGGCAGCCGACAGCGCCTGAAGTTCGCTTGTCACCTCGCGCCCTGTCAGCCAGGACAGTTCAAAGCAGTTCGGGGTCACGACATCGGCCAGCGGCACCAGCGTGTCGCGGATGGCCTCTGCCGTCGCCTGCGGCACGTAAAGACTGCCGTCCGTCCCGTCGGTCCGGTCTCCCATGACCGGATCGCAGACATAGGGCGCATCCGGCGTATGGCGCTTGATCGCCTTCACCAGCTCCGCGATCGGCT encodes:
- the pdxY gene encoding pyridoxal kinase yields the protein MNITQGQPAAAKKPLLVITSQVVRGGISGRGLVFSLERLGHSVWFLPTILLPWHPGQGKGTRITPNPTDFSSIVADLVASPKLAEIGGVLTGYLGHPDQAEPIAELVKAIKRHTPDAPYVCDPVMGDRTDGTDGSLYVPQATAEAIRDTLVPLADVVTPNCFELSWLTGREVTSELQALSAARTLGAERVLVTSAPALRRNAIANLLAGPRGAVVAEHAMVPDAPHGTGDLIAGLFLSRYLDGLSDEDALVRAAGSAFELVARSVKKGADELLLAEEQQSLGRPMALISSRRILETTRRA